Genomic window (Nilaparvata lugens isolate BPH chromosome 7, ASM1435652v1, whole genome shotgun sequence):
ttgactagagtcgagtctcttctcgacctgagtcgcgtaggtctgagttgagcctaagattTTTCTGTAAATGTAtgtttttcatattttgcaACTGAATTTCCCTCAGGCGGAAGCGACCCTGGAACAGCTGATCCCATGCCACGACCGCGACGCTAAGCCGTTCACGGCGCAACGCGGCGACTTCTGGGTGCTGTATAACTACGTGACGGCAGCCGCACGACGGCCGCACTGCTGGGAGAGCATCACGTATACGACACACGCCGACTACACGTTCCTCGACAACCTGCAACCTCTCCTCGAGCGGTGGCGCGGTCCCGTTTCGCTCGCCCTCTATGCGCCTGGCACTGATTTCGCTCAGACTCTCAACACCATCAGGTAATGACAAAAAACTAGTGAAAAcactattaaaaattaatagacTCTCAACACCATCAGGTAACAAGAAACTTAAATCAGATAActgttgaaaaatttcaaggaCAGACACTAAGGCCAGTTACACatacattgatttttggacgtacgattttttgccgtccttatgaactCTTTCAGATTAAATGGAAATTGACAATTGTTTGatatcatctgttcaatctaatagaatttataagcatggcaagaaatattttattagattgaacagttGATGTCAAACAGCTGATGTTTTTGTCAAGTTTCATTAATCTGaaagaattcataaggacgacaaaaattCGTACATCctaaaatcgatgtgtgtgtaactagcctaacCTAAGGGTGTAATCACATATTGAATGCACATGCAAGTGCAAGCGTGCAGATGAggaagagcaataggaacactcacactgaacgcgtgcacttacTGGTTGCGTTCACTGTgtgcagctacatgcaagtcacaacgtatTTCAATGGTACTTTTTAAAtgttgtttttcggctcatgcatgattcgacgtgcacttgcacataataGGCTTATGAATTCAATATCATAACGTTTTATCGGACATTTATGACTGACAGGCGAACAGTGTTCTGTAACAGATGACAGCTGGTTTGTGTTTCCTTAAAATGtctcaattgaataaaattattgtaacttaTTTGCATTTCTGAATTTATCATCactttgttgaaaataatgtgttattcttttttttccctgttttattattattgtaccaCTTGATCCAATATGAAGGGCGAGACCATATTAGGCGTTTTGAGAGTCAGCAGGGCAGGAAGcactccgattggctgattgggttgacgCCTAAAAACTCATTATATGGTTTTGAGAATCTATTTGAATGTTGTTTGTCTTTCGTTTTTTAGGTACCTTAAAGACTGCGGCTCCGATCTAGTCAACGAGTTCGTCACGTTCCACATCTACTTTCCGTCGAAGCATATCCCCAAGCAAATCCCGCGCGGGGATGCCATCCTGGGGGGCGGTGGCGAATCCACCAACTGCTCCCTGCCCGCCCCCTGGCTCAACCAGACCGGCGCCCTCTACAAGACGCGCAAGAAACTGCTGTACCCGGTGAACGTGGGGCGGAACATCGCCCGGGAGGCGGCGACCACTCACTTCGTGCTGCCTTCCGACATTGAATTGTATCCTAGTCCCGGTCTCATCCCCGAGTTCCTCGCGATGGTCCTCAGGCAGGAGCCGCCACTGCTCAGGAAGAACCCCAAGGTGTTTGTGCTCTCCATATTCGAGCTGGAGAGCAATATGAACCTGCCTGTTAACAAGAATGAGTTGGTGAGTTGTGTGCGGTAGTGTAGGCTGTTATTACAGTTTTTATCAGTTCCTGACTgtcaaaaaaattagaattattttatacttcaaAGGCATAACAATGATATTGGATGCGGTATTGTGGGTTGTTATTACAGTTTTCATCAGTTTCTGATTGTTGAAAagaaaattagaattgttttatAATTCAAAGGCATAACAGTGATATTGGAAAGTTTCATTATTCATGCAAGTActattcaatcattatttttcgtATAGTTTTGAGTGTGAAATCATTTATTATGTTTAATTCAAAGTATAAttgcatagagaaacaatattataagttatgctattgtttctctatgataataggtACTTGTGAATGTCAGCTATATATTACTACTGtactattgtattcttatataactttaaagtTGAAATACACTCACATTCTTACGAATGTAACGGAAACTGAGTTTCTGTTTGGtttgagaatgtgcaacaccaatgttaagcGATGTTTATACTTTGTAGCTGGAGagctatatagcagagctatataaaatttgagctactcatagctctgtcagctacatatagctctgctagatgTAGCTTTGCTATAAGTATATTTAACGCTAAttttatgtagcagagctaAATGTAGCTGTGCTAGATTAAGCTCTGCTACATGTCAATTTTTGgttatagcagagctagatcACAGAATACTTCTATTAAAGAAGTTTTCTCTGGCTAGATGTACtgtagctgctctgtccttgaaggaaggctgccgcaGCTGTTTACTGAATTAGTGAACTTGAATTAAGCAGTAGAATGAAAGTAGAATTGAGCAGCTGTTGGTGAATTTGATTGGAATATagacaaattattcaatatctcCTTTTTGTTCTCTGTGCTGCCATTTTGATGACAttacttgtagcagagctacatatttCTGAATAAACCAGTATTCACTGCTCAATTCCAAGCCAGATGCCGAAGAAGAAGGTAGTTCTTCAGCAGCCGCagctactgtgatattttcagcacagagaagagaaagaagatattggataattttgtctctattccagtcaaattcactctccattattgcacaataatatataaacagaaaGGAATGCTTGCAATGTGCAGTAACCTACTAGCACTCTGAAAAaaatgagtacagtatatctgatgtaaacccagcaggcactaaacagctgcggcagccttctttcaaggacagagcagctacatctagctctgctataaacaaaaattgacgtgtagcagagctacatattgCTCAGATTCTCTTTGATGTTTACCGAAAGttttggatagctcattttctgctatatagctgagaaaataggcttaaAACTGCTATATAGCCCGGCTATAGCAGATTTCCAGTGTCACTTTTTgaacatgtagcagagctatatagctgagctacatgtagttctgctatatagctctgctacacaGTGTAAGCCTAGcttaagtgttttttcactttgaagttatataagaatacaatagtaataattccagtgaaaacaagatggataaccaacaacgtaTATTATTTATAGTTCTGCAGCTATAAGGAGTCTAGCGGTCTGCTCCATgtacataaaaaatgaaaatgattgtCTAGATCTCTGGAACATGATTGCCAGCTCTTTCGGTTGAGATTGAAATTCTCTGTTAAAAACATAAATGAGGCTGAATGAATTCCCAAATAAACGATAGTCTTCCAATCCAGACAATTTATGCATTCACCTGGATGATGTTGCAACATTTAGGTGGGCTTGCAATTATATCATCAATCGATAAGAATTCatacttaatttataataaatttgttcatCAATCTACAAATTTAATTCCAAAATACTTGAATTTCATACGTATAGGCTATATGCTACCTATATGAATTAATTTCCTATGCTACCTATTATTATATGCTATCCCTTATTTTATATTCTACCTATATGAATTAATTTCCTCAAATTCACAGATTGAGCTCagtaataaataattggatAACTCAATCATGTAAGATTCACATCCATTGGTCAACGAACTTGATATACATTATAGAAATAGTTCTAGGAATATACAGAATATTTAGAATTCGATGTGAATAATTGGTCAATGCTTTCAATAGTATTATCGTCGAACATGTACGAGTCCTCTTAGCCCAACTAAGAAATTCCCAttcaatttctacaaaaatgcatcaaatgaagggaaaatctatgattgaattattcattattattcaatacaatAAGAAcctcatcaaaaatgataaggagagagaaaataaggtaaccttgtgctattcctctcccaaatttagataaggtgacacatagtccgaaataaaaaataacgcaaccttgtgctattctctcccaaatttagataaagttacacatagtccgaaataaaaaggaaatgtttatttccccaaaaaactaaaactactacatcaattacagaaaatattagataaattacaattacatacaatagttagttacaataaaaatgtcttataatgtgtcctctacatgtttagtgttCTCTGTGTGGAAAtagacctactccactatggcgtaccatgttctagagtaggttttgtttgtttttttttgtgcagattattaattaattattaatgttgaacgaaaatccaaataaaatgctgtaattcaccccgaagacttctgctacagcaaatattgacaacagggtgaacagctagatggaaattcgatgagcactactatccaaaaattatttgtcagcccgggaaccgAACCCactacctcctaattgccggtcaggaatgcttacccttacacaaaactgacaatctctcgatagcagcgctcattttatatgaagccatagcggccagaaAGTCTACAGATGCAAATTACTgaaataatgcaattattcaaaagctagtgaattaattattaatgttaaacgaaaatccaaattaaatgctgtaattcaccccgaaacttctgctactgcaaatattgacaacaggattaacagctagatggaaattcgatgagctctactattcaaaaattattattcagttccCGGGCTGTTATTAGGTTagttcttgtttgaaataatgttttctatgttctgtcttcctttgctcatcaaccaattgtgtacctACTATTGTTtggaactttctaggatgaaaTAGGTTgcgtcttgtagttgttcactccacaaaattacaaataaaatgtgTTTTAGGTGAGCATGGTGCGCAACGGCTCAGCCATCTCGTTCCACAAGAAAGTATGTCCTGGTTGCCATAATGTGCCCAAGTCGAAGGAGTGGCTGAGTGCGGCATCCAGTGGTGACACCATGCGAGTGTTCCACATAGGCAAGCGCACTGGCTACTTTGTGCACTGGGAACCCATCTTCATCGGCACCAACCACGACCCCTTCTACGACGAGCGGCTCAGCTGGGAGGGCAAGAGCGACAAAATGACTCAGGTATCAAAATGATTCtgtaactaatcactttaataGCAATTGACTTCATATGAAATAGCACCTCTGCTAGGAGTTGTATGACTGGGATGACTTATATGTATTATGactgttgtagttctgacatATTTTTTACATTTGTAACAAatgtaacacagtgtctgaactacaacaaagttgtTATATAGTGTtacgtcatggaaagcaacatcaatttatattatgacTTATATAACATAGACTAGCATGCTACGTACATAAGAATTAATTACAAAGTATTTGTAATACTGAGTTTAGGCAGAGAAAACGTATACTATTGTTTGTTATAATATTGGTTCATTCTATGGTTTAAGTATTGTATTCAAAGTACGAAAGTATTGATAATAGTGTAGATAACACTGCATTCtattatgtaattaaatataAGTGACTCTAAACAGGAAAGTTGACACTAACATAAcataacttaattaatacaatgtgcagtgataattaagtgtaatatttaactataattttgtgttttaatttttctaaatttaaaatttgcatctaatatttatttttggacgaaagttgagcttgaacttcctacagaagaaacataacctattttttggacatgtaatcaaaatttgggaatggaatagttttgggccaagcctgttgttccttcccaatcatatttatatgatttgttattgtatcaacgtataaataaataaataaataaacatgctaataataatatttttccagtCTTAGAATAACTTACAATATattgatggaaattactgagatattgcaaatattcaaatgctaatgcatcaacaattattatcaaacgaaaatcaaattaaatgctgtaattcaccccgaagacttatgctaatgcaaatattgacaacagggtgaacagctagatggaaatttgatgagcgctgctattcaaaaattatttgtcagcccgggaatttccttctagctgtttaccctgttgtcaatatttgcagtagcagaagtcttcgtggtgaattacagcatttaatctgaatttttgtttaataatcattatttattacataTTGTTCGTTCATACTATTTCATTTTCCACTTAATTGGCTATTTGAccatatttatctattttgaattttctgaaattcAATTGCAGGCTATTATTTCTTCTCGTACATAGGATAGGTACTTCTGATGCCAGAGAAGCTATCTCATGCAAGTGGCTCATAGCTTGCATTCAATTTTTCCAACAATTATTATGATATCGAATTTTGTGTgtcaaatgaattcaattaatttgaataaattgtagGACTACACACTAATAATATagttactttattattattcttacatTTCCACTGGTGAAAGAGTTATCTTAATCCAGTGATTGAGTTAATTTTATATGGTTTTGTCAAGTTATATTGTACCGTTTTACCGTTTCTTTGATGTTGCTCCTACTGCTGTGTTTTCCTATTCTAGAATATTACACAATGTATGGAATTTTTGAATTACCTTGAAATTCACCCACTGTTCAGAATGAGTGACGATCGTTGAgccatttttgaaataaataaattgaaattgaaatgaaatttttgactCATCGTTGCAAAATAATGGCTCAGTTGGGACTCAGTCTGAGGATGCCAGTATGAAGATAATATTACAGTCTTCGTTCCTAGTAGATCCCGATTGGACACATTCTGCctgaaatttttatgaattttcataacattGAGATTTTGCATGCTTTTCAACGTTCGATATtcactcttctttctcttcttctttttaagGCTACTGATTATTTAAttcaaacacaataaaaaatataaagtattttatttcattttatttattcgtggacagaatcacataTCATATAAacatgattaggaaggaacaacaggcttggcccaaatctatttcattccaaaattttgataaattgataaaatgtcCATCATTTGTCAAATGTATTCATCATTTTATtacaacaactagtttcaactttTGAAGCCTCATTTTCAAGTGTAGTTTCAAGGGTATCAGATAAGTTTTATTGTGTTTAAATGTTGAACCTCAATAATTTTGCAAGTACCCTACTTTAATACGACACAACTATTTTAAACTCTTCAAGAGCTATTATCAAATGTATTTTCAAAGGCACCTTATTGTTTTTAATGTGTTTCAACGTTGAATCTGAATTATTTTGCAAGTAGGCTACTTTCATTTCATTGTAACGCAACTAGTTCCAcatcttcaagagccattttcaagtgaattatttatattcaaatctAGTGTTGTGTCGTAATAAAGTGAAGGGCACTTTTGCACTTGATAATTTCATCGATATTTtctgtatttttcaatacttgTTGACATGATTGTTAAGTGGTTTGgctcaataaaattgaatttgacttatttatttttttaaggcTACACGCTGTTGACTGGAAATATTGTGTTTTAagcctaaagagacacactggggtctAAAGAGACCCCAgagatttttttctgttctgcagttgacaatatcaaactgatgggaatttatgcccagtctgaattaggtttgtagtattgtcaactactctccaccacttccagtcagtaatatatcattatacaaggtcaccagctcatcttgttcttcgtttggggtatCTAACACCCCggagtgtcttttacgtaggacttttatcaaacacttttattacaaagatttacttgtattgtcactacgaatgtggtatgggatgatggatcagattggaatgaatgctatgattctctacaacttgggaattgaaacaataaaatgaagagacgtaagtttttgatgaagttgtcattggcaatgatcaagccattcgttcaaaccagattaggagctccaacacttgggcggaacatacgtaccggtacttctaaaattagtataaatattgataagcagtgctttacttttgatttctgtatgcacttggaacaaaaatgattaagaaatgatgaagtatggtctaagtactagttttttcttcatattttccaaagaaaaatgcaaaattaaattggggtgttcaacaccccagtgtgtctactgtgttagcataaagtaagtgtgtctctgtagggttaaagTAGGAATTGTGTGTCCAAAATTGaatcttgattttttttaggGCTACACGCTGTTGATTTCGAATTATTGTGTTTCAAAGTATTTTTACGTATTGTGTTTCAAAGTAAATGTATTGTGTTTTTACGTATTGTGTTTCTTATTGTGTTTCAAAGTATTTTTACGTattgtttcaaaattgaatCCTAATTTTTTCTAGGGCTACACTCTGTGCGTGCTAGACTACGAGTTCCACATCCTGGACAGCGCGTTCCTGGTGCACAAACCGGGCATCAAGACGCTGAAGAAGGACCCTGCGCGCGCAGCTCTGTCGGCCAAGAGCAACGCGCTCATCAGCCGAGTCATCTTCCCCGAACTGAAGGTGCTCTACGGCACACGGCGGGGTTGCGCCGTCTGACACACGGCTGGCCAACTTAGGCCGCCAAAACCCTCCTCCGATCACAGACTGCTCAGCAACAATAGGTAAACTAGAAATGGACGAACAAAAGCACAAGAGTGAAAACTTAAATCATAAATGAATGATTTAGAATCACAAACTAGAGTAAAAACACCTAGTGATTAGAGACTGCCCTCTAACAATAgataaactataaataaatgaattgaataattacaagagtaaaaataaatgaatggaataaTTACAAGAGTAAAAACACATAGTGAGTAGAAGATAATTGTTTTCTTGGAGAGTTTTCTTAATCTGCCTGTAGGAGAAGTAGATTGCAACACTTACATCATTAACAATAGGCGAAGAATTCAACATTCAAAGaactaaataaaaaatgtaactCAACTTTTAAGATGTACTTCTTTTACTTTTACAATAGCACTTTTAAGACTATAATCATGTCTTTTATAGTTAGGATGAAAACcctggaagaaattaaatgAATGCAAATGcaaatgaaattaattcaaatgctaatgaattaattattattattattattgaacgaaaatccaaataaaatgctgtaaTCATTCATCCCGAAGAcgtctgctactgcaaatattgacaacagggttaacagctataTGGAAATTCTATAATTTCCATCCAAGTTAAATGGAAATTCTAGAAAATGATGGAaattttttgacaaaaattctagatggaaattctagaatttccatctagctgtttaccctgttgtcaatatttgctgtaacagaagtctttggggtgaattacaggattttcgtttaataataattattgttattcttgTTGTGTGAAGCCAAAATTTCTGAGCAGTGCTCAAGTTACATATAACATGTAATTTTAGGAACGGAGTCATATAAATGATATAAATGCTCCAAAACACCTCTCAATGGTATAAGGACTAGCCTCTACAAgtgtcctatagtgaggtccacgttataatggcagtggataaagatagaagaatagcgatgccgattctctgcattaattaattatatttctacactgtcaaaaacataattggcatcgttgtggacctagaaagggatagtaccaccggctttgtggaatgatagacaaggatagcaaaaccaaagttgattaaatactgtcattataacgtggacctcactttagttaTCTTTGATACAAATAATTCATAGCTGCTGCACAGCCTGATATCTTCTGGAATACAATTAAAACACTTGAGTCCTAAATAATATGGTCCTTTTTTGAGAAGAGTCAGTCTATGAATAGCAAACTGGAACAATCCTGCATTTTTACCACGTGTTTTATAAGTATGACAAATTCGGttagtattaaaaatattttttcctacagttacgttgaaaagtggccattgctgcactgattacagaacgcaaagaatcacttttccgctctagtgcgggaaaaatttttctgcactacagatttgcaacatggcaacgcaaaatacttagtaggttatatggagcaacagtgcagcaaaatcaaaatgaagttggtaacagtgactgctgtggctgctatagtgagcagaggtgcaaccaagcacaacgcgctaattattattcattatatattataaccatggacaacgaggactttaggattttaggattaaggtttttatcaataataaaattacacagaaaaacatttgatgcatttcaggcaattttacccataattacccacttttcatattcaatggtgactgtaggaaaaacttaatgtgaaatacatgcgcaaagttcctctgctgcactcaagaaaccattccgccctcgcctacggctcgggcgtaaacgtttctttcggtgcagcaaactgtcactttgcgcactagttgcacaaataactatttgttTTTGAACACAAACGAAACAGCTTCCAGAAAGTATATAGCTGGAATTGTAAGTAGATAGAGTCCTTTAGATATGGTCTTAAAGGAGAAAGATGGCCTTAGCCTTCTCCATGACATTTTGACAATTGCTCCCTTCAAGTGAGAATGTTGTGACGTCAGCGTACAACACCAAttcaacattaacattgaaTTAACTGTACTGTTCATTTACGAGAACAAATAAGATTTTAAACCCATTGAAGCTGTGATATTTTGATGCTTTGGGTGCCAGaatacatcaaatcaaattcatttcgaaattgataaaaaacacTGGTACTGAACACATGCtcattacaaaataattatgtaaatcAAACCAAGGATATACTCTTGGAATACAGCAAAAGGGTGCTTTTAAATGAATTCTGTGAAAGGACAAGATAAGAATAGCATTTTCTTTAACATATttacattctttattgattcatacaacaagttcatcatcaaaatgatagggagggaaaaataaggtaaccttgtgctattaaATCCTcttacaaatttatataaagttacacatagtccaaaataggttaaagctgctttaacaataataattgtaatagaaATAATACGATTACAATAATTGTATGGAATACATTCTGCGTTTACTCCAAAGTTATTGacgaaatgtttatttttccatacttatagattctattagattgaacagaagttgacaaacacattatgttcatcatgtgtatgataagttatattcaatctaatagaatctataagaacggagaaataaacattttttagttaataactttggtgtaaacacagctgaAGTCTTTTAGTTGTTCACTTATTATTTCTTATGCATGTGAAGTTCTTACAAATTCGCAGACAGAATGTTTGGTTCACAGAAATAAATCCAAAAAATGGTTCTTACAAGAATAACCTATAAAATTCTACTCATATTCAATTAATATAACATATTTATCCATATTTCTCAAcacaacattcaatattagtagTGCTTCTCATGATACATTTGTAACACATCCTTGATCTACAGAAGGCATTATAGGGGAAAAGAATGTTGTTATTTAGTATTCATGTATGCCATTGCACTCCCAATGAgttttatgaatttttaattattgaattaataggtggaatgaattaattaatattattgaattaataggTGGAATGAATTGagttatttttccattttcgcAGGAGACAGAAGCACATTAttcctataaataaaaattagaaatctaagtaggcctactctttgaaaattgtacaatttttaaagagtaggcctacttagatttctaatttcaatttatatgtaAGAGTAGCCCCAACGAAAAACGACACATTATTCCTGTATGACAATCCcaacaattttaatgaatttcaaattattaaattaataagtGAGATAAATTAAGCTATATTTATGTTTTCACAGGTGACAGAagcaggaaaaagactcatggaAAGCTGACGTCAGAAGATGGTACGAATACGCTTTCACTGTGTCCGACCAAGCTCCCCAACGTTAGTGTCTCAAAAACCTGTACCAAGCAAAAAAACTCCTCAATGATTCTCCAAATCGTTACACAAATCTGTGAACAATAATAGTTGGTTGTGTATCAGAAAGACATGAAGCAAAACGGATTTTTCCATTTATATGTTAGGAACGTGTACATAATTATAAAGTGATCCGCCGTAGTAGGTAGCATTAAAATATTAGAGCCATTATAAAGGACTGCTATTTTTATACGATCAA
Coding sequences:
- the LOC120352544 gene encoding beta-1,4-glucuronyltransferase 1-like; translated protein: MDIIEELQQSGRELAAMEEEMAVEGGRSLNGVQSMPSAAALVLHTSPQQGTTSQSTSDKRQTRVSTTAASTTERKETSSGGSSAAAGAGTVSALPQAEATLEQLIPCHDRDAKPFTAQRGDFWVLYNYVTAAARRPHCWESITYTTHADYTFLDNLQPLLERWRGPVSLALYAPGTDFAQTLNTIRYLKDCGSDLVNEFVTFHIYFPSKHIPKQIPRGDAILGGGGESTNCSLPAPWLNQTGALYKTRKKLLYPVNVGRNIAREAATTHFVLPSDIELYPSPGLIPEFLAMVLRQEPPLLRKNPKVFVLSIFELESNMNLPVNKNELVSMVRNGSAISFHKKVCPGCHNVPKSKEWLSAASSGDTMRVFHIGKRTGYFVHWEPIFIGTNHDPFYDERLSWEGKSDKMTQGYTLCVLDYEFHILDSAFLVHKPGIKTLKKDPARAALSAKSNALISRVIFPELKVLYGTRRGCAV